The nucleotide sequence GACGGCGGTGGCGGCGTTTTCTGTCGGCGCGGTGGTTACGGGCCAGTGGCAAACGGGCCTGTTGGCGGCCTTCTTCGTTGCCTTGATCGGCAATCTCGCAGGCCCGCGGGAATGGTTCGCCCGCCACGCCATCGGCTTCGATTACTTTTGGGCAACATCGCGCGTCATCCGGGATACGATCAACGAGTTCCCGTTGTGGAGCTTCTTGTTCGCGGATCTGCACGCCCACGTGCTGGTCATGCCGATCTCGTTGACGTTCCTGTGTCTCACCGTGTTGTGGGTGCGCACGCACGTGCTGCAGTCGCGCCAGCAGCGCCCCCGAGGCACGACTCTGGCGCTCCTGGTTCTGCTGTGCCTGACGTTGGGCGCCATCATGGTGACCAACACCTGGAGCACTCCCACTTACATTCTGTTCTTCGTCTTTTTGCTGGGCACACTCTGGCTCACCGAAGCGGAGCACGGAGGGTGGCTGGGCTTTCTGTTCGGCGGCATCGCCCGGGTTGGTATTCCGAGCGCCCTGCTCGTGGTTGGCGCCTATGTGCTTTTCCATCCGTACTGGAGCCACTTCGTGCGGGCAGAAGGCGCATGGTTGGGCTGGGAGCGTCTCGGGCCTGACAAGCTGGTCCAGGGTTATGACTTTCTGACCGTGTTCGGTCTGTTTCTGTTCGTCCTAGTGCCCTTCGTGCTGGCGCTCTGGACGCGCAGCATCCGGCGGGGAGAGGAACCGCTCGGTGTTGGCCGGTCGTTGTTACTCATCGCCACGATCGCGCTGATACTAGTCAGCCTGGCGATCTCCACGCGGGTGTTCTCCGCCATTCTGTTTCTGCTGACCTTACGTCCCCTGCTGGCGTTCAACACGGAACGCCGCTGGCGCATTCCGTTGACCATGGCGGCATTTGCCTTCGCCATCACCGCGGGCTGCGATCTCGTGTACGTGTGGGATCGCATGAACACCATCTTCAAGTTCTATCTGGAAGGATGGTTCTTGCTGGCCATTGCCGCTGCGGTCGCCGCCGGCGCACTCTGGAACGGCGCCGTGCGGCTGCCGTGGTTTCGGCCTATCTGGAAGGTCGCGCTCTCGCTGCTCATCGCCGTGGCGCTGTTCACTGCCGCAACTGACACACTCGGGGTGATCCGCACCAACCGCATGCCGACCCCAAAACCGACGCTTGACGGCATGGCGTATCTCCGGGAGAAGGCCCCGTTCGAGTTGGCCGCGTTCGAGTGGTTGAACCGGCATATTCAAGGCATCCCGGTGATCTTGGAAGCGCACGGTGATTCGTACCAGGAATTCACCCGCGTCTCCATGAACACGGGCCTGCCGACGGTGCTGGGCTGGGAGTATCACGTCTTCCAGCGCGGCCACCCGCAGGCCGAAATCACTCGCCGCAAGAGCGACATCGAGTCGGTGTACACCAGCAACAGCAAGGACAAGGTGGCGGCGTTGCTGCAACGCTATCACGTCGCCATGGTGTTCGTCGGAGCCCTGGAGCGTCGGGTGTACGCCGGTGGCAACCTCGAGCGCTTCACGCAATGGAGCGACTTGCTGACCCCGGTGTACCGCAATCCCGGAGTCACGATCTTCGCGGTGAACGGCCGCTTTACGGGAACTATCCCGGTGACCACGATCGAGGACATTGCGCAGCCGGCGCCCGAGGAAGGAGCACCGCAGGACGCCCCCGGCAAGCTGCATCAGCCGCGCGGCGTGGCCGCGACGCCGGAGGGCGATATCGTGGTGTGCGACTTCGGCAACAATCGTATCCAGGAGTTTGCCCGCGACTTGAGTTTCGTACGCGAATGGGGAACCCCAGGCCAGTTGCCAGGGCAGTTCAAGGAACCCTGCGGCATCGCTGTCAGTCCGAACGGTGAGGTCTTTGTTGCCGACACCTGGAATCATCGCGTGCAGGTGTTCTCCAAGGCAGGGGAGTACGTCCGCGAATGGGCAACCAGCTTCTATGGTCCACGCGGTGTGGCAGTGGACTCCACCGGGGCGGTGTTCGTGGCTGACACCGGCAACAATCGCATCGTGCGCTTCGCTGCCGATGGACAGAAGGAGATGGAGTGGGGAGGAAAGGGATCGGAGCCGGGCCGCTTTCTCGAGCCGGTGGGGCTGACCGCCGATGCGGCCGGCACGGTCTACGTCTGCGACAACGGCAACGGCCGGCTACAGTTGTTCGGTCGCGACGGGCGTTTCGTCGGTGCCTTCCCGGTGGCCGGGTGGGAGAGCAAGGTGTATTCGGAACCCAACGTGGCTGTCGACCCGTCCGGCACGATCTGGGTGACCGTGCCGGGAGCCAAAGAGGTGCGCAACTATGACCGGACCGGCAAGTTGTTGCGCACCATCACCGCTCAGAACACTCCCGGCGTGAGCTTCGGCATCCCCATGGGAATCACTTACCACGCCGCCGGCCATGCAATGATCATCAGCGATCTCGATCACCGCCTGGTGCGCATCCCGCTGGCGCCACAGTGAGCTGACCCGGCACCCATGCACGCAACCGAGGCCACCCAGGCTCCAAGGATGCAAACGACTCATGCGCCGCTGACGTCGTCCACGCCAGTCAGGTGGCGAGGGCTGCGGATACTGCTGCTCGTGGCCGCGCTGGCGAGCGCCGCCGCAGGCCAGTATTGGCTCAGCATCCGGCACGTCGCGCTCTGGTCAGCGCCAGCATGGATGGCCGCGCTGGTCTGCTTCATCCTTCTGTACATCCTCGGACGCGATGCTCGTGAACTCCCTTCTCCGAACGACGGTGCGGGCTCACGGTATGCGCAGTGGGGTTGGCTAGCGCTGGTGCTGGCTGTCGGCGTCTTCTTCACCGTCTTTCGCCTCAATCAGTTCCCGCCGGGGTTGAATCACGACGCCGCCTACGAGGGCTTGTACGCCATCCGTATTCTCAACGGACTGCCCTATACGCCGTACACTCCAGAGGCCTGGGGTCGAGAAACGTTCACCTTCTATCTCCGGGCACTCAGCGTGCTGCTCCTCGGCCCGACGCGGCTGGCGGTCACGCTGCCGTCGACGGTGGCCGGCATCTTCATTCTGCCCTTCTTCTTCGTCTGGGCACGCAAGATGTTCGGCGCACGCTTCGGCCTGATGGCGACGCTCCTCCTCGGCGTCTCGGGTTGGCACCTGGTCTTCAGCCGCACCGGCTGGCGTTCCGATTTCCAGCCGCTGTTCATGACCATCACCTGTTGTTTTTTCATACGCGGCATGGACACCGGTCGTGCGCTGGATTTCGCCCTCAGTGGAATCGGCTTGGCCGCGGCCTTGAACACCTACAACGGCGCGCGTCTCTTCCCGCTGCTTTTCCCGCTCTGGCTCGTTGCCGTCCTGCTGCAGTCCTGGCACTGGCGCGGATTCCTCCGCCAGTACTGGCACGGTCTGCTGTCCATGGCGGTGGCCTTCGGCATCGCCGTGGCGCCGTTGGCCTGGTACGCGGTACATAATTGGGAGGTCTTCCAGGGCCGGGCGCACGCGTTGGCGGGCGCCAGCACGCTGGTTGGAGCCCTCAAGGTTACGGCGCTGCTGTTCAACTACCGGGGAAATGGCGATGACTTTTTCATCGATACGCCGGCGCTTGAATACCCCGCCGCGATATTCCTGGCCTTTGGCATCTTGTGGGGCCTCGCCCGGATCCGCGACGAGCGCGTGCAGTTTGTCTTGCTGGGACTGGTGATCAACGCTGCCCCCGGCCTGGTGAGCAAGCCGAATATGAACCGGGACATCGGCACGATGCCGTTCGTCTACTTCTTCGCCGCCTTGGGAGCCATGTTCTTCGCCACGCAGATCAGGCGGCTCATCCCTCGCGTGGGCCATGTGCTGGCCTTGGCGTTCCTGGTGGTCGCCGGCGCTTCGGCACTGCAAGCGACGTTTGCACAGTACCTGGGTCAGCACCGGCGGGCCGTATGGGGCTACTACCCCGAGACCACCGTGCTCGGAAACTACATCAAGACACTGGTACCGCAGTACAACATCTGGGTCGGTGGCGCGAATTTTCCGCGCGACGCCTTGACCTATCTCTCGTACACCGGCCAAGTCGACCCGATGCAGCGCAACTACACCTGGCTGGATGATGTCACCGTGCTGTTGCAGATGAGCCCGGGGCTCGCGGCCAGCAAGGGACTGGCGTTCGTCTTGGCGACCAACGAGGAACCGAGCAGAACGGTCCTGCGCCAATTGGAGCAGCGCTATCCGCAGCACCAGGTAGTCGACGTACGTTACCCGGAAGAGAACGGCCCGGTCTTCGCCAGGGCGCTACTGGTAAGTCCCGAGACTGCGACCGAAACGCCGGCACCAGCGACCGCCCCAAAACCCGCAGAGCCGCCGACTCCCATCGGACAAGTACATCAGCCGCGCGGGGTAGCGGCGACCGGCAATGGCCATGTCTTCGTGTGCGACTTCGGCAACAACCGCATTCAGGAGTTCGGACGTGATCTGAACCCTGTGCGGCAATGGGGCGGCAGCGGCCAGACGCCCGGACGGTTCAACCAACCCTGTGGCGTGGCGGTGGATCCCGCTGGACAAGTCTTCGTCGCCGACACATGGAACCACCGTGTCCAGGTCTTCTCCGCGGAAGGCAATTTCGTGCGCGCGATGGCGGCGGATTTCTACGGACCGCGCGGCATCGCGGCGGACGCGAACGGCAGCGTATTCGTCGCCGACACGGGAAACAACCGGATCGTGCGCTTGTCGGCGACCGGCCAGAAGGAGAAGGAGTGGGGCGGTAAGGGCTCAGAGCCGGGACGGTTCCTGGAGCCGGTGGGCCTGGCGGTGGACGGCACTGGGCAGGTGTACGTGTGCGACAACGGCAATGGGCGGCTGCAGACTTTTACCCGCGACGGGGAATTGCTGAGTCAGTTCCCGGTGCCGGGATGGCAAAGCGGGGTGTATTCCGAACCCTACGTGACTCTCGATCCGCGCGGCAACATTTGGGTCACGGTGCCGAGCGCAAAAGAGGTCCGCAGCTATGACCGCGCTGGGAAGTTGTTGCGTACCATCACGGGACAGGGCACCGGTGGCGTGACCTTCGACACGCCGATAGGCATCGCGTACAGCACCGCCGCGCGCGAGTTGATCGTCGCCGACCTCGCCGACCGCGTGGTGCGCATCCCGGACAGCCGGTGAGCCGGAGGCGGACAGTGCGCCTCGAATCCTACTGCGACACCTCACTGTCGTAGGACAGCACGACGAGCACCTGACCTGCTTCGACCATATCGCCCGCCGAGACGCGTAACTCGCTGACCGTACCGGTGGCCTCGGCCACCAGGCGGTTCTCCATCTTCATCGCTTCCAGGATCAGCAAACCGTCGCCGGCCACAATGTGCTGGCCCGGTTGCACCAGGGCTTCGAGCACTCGGCCCGGCATCGGGGCGGTGATTTCGGGAGACGCGACCGTCGCGACCCGGTGCGCCGACGCGCCACTCTCGGACACGAACTGATAGACCTCACCATCGACGGCGACCAACCGGTCCCGGCCGTTGCGCACCAAGTCGACGCGGTATTGCCGCCCGTCGACGACGACAAAGAGCGTCGCATCATCCAGGTAGTGCGCTTCGACCACGTGCTCGGCACCATCCAGACCGACGCGATAGGCACCACCGTCGGACTGGACGTCGACAGCGACATGGTGCTGCTTATGACGGAGCGAGATCCGCATGGAGCCTCTTTGCTACCCCTGCCCCACACGCCAACTGCCAAGGGTCGTCCATGGCGAACAGGCCGCTGAAGCTCCCGGCTGCGCCTGTGTGGATGGCCGGCTCCGGAGCAAATCGATGGCGGCGGCAATGGCGGCAATCGTCCGATGAAGCTCCCGGCCAGTCCACGAGGGGAAATGGTCGGCGATGAAATGGGTGTGCGTCTCGCCGCGAACGAACGCGGGGTGTTCCAGAACTTCGAGCAGGAAGGGAATATCGGTGGTGCAGCCGAGGATGACGTAATCCTTCAGCGCCACGAGCATCCGCCGCCGTGCCGCGTCGCGATTCTCTGCCCAGACTGACACTTTGGCGAGCAACGGGTCGTAATACATGGGCACCGCGTACCCTGCCCTGATTCCCGAATCGACGCGAATGCCCGGCCCACTCGGCTCACGCAGGTGTGCGATCGTCCCCGGGCTGGGGAGGAACTGTTGCGACGGGTCCTCGGCGCAAATCCGGCATTCGATGGCGTGTCCGCGGCTGCCAACGTCGTGCTGCCGCAACCACAGCGGTTCGCCGGCGGCGAGCCGGAGTTGCGCCTGCACGATGTCGATACCGGTGACCCACTCGGTGATGGGATGCTCGACCTGCAAGCGGGTGTTCATTTCGAGAAAATAGAAGCGCCCATCCGCATCGAGCAGGAACTCGACCGTCCCGGCGTTCCGATAGCCGGAGCAACGGGCGACCGCGACGGCGGCTTCGGTCATTTGCTGTCGGAGTGCGGGGTCAACGGCGGGCGAGGGAGTTTCTTCAATGATCTTCTGGTGGCGGCGTTGAACCGAGCACTCGCGCTCCCCGAGATGGACGACGGTGCCTGAATTGTCGGCCAGAATCTGGATCTCCACATGTCGTGGCCGTTCGAGGTAGCGCTCGAGAAACAGCCGGCCATCCCCAAACGCTCCAAGCGCCTCGCGCCCGGCAGCACTGAAGGCTGGCAGCAACTCGGTTTCATCGCGAACGATGCGCATGCCTTTGCCACCGCCGCCCGCTGCGGCCTTGATGATCAACGGGTAGCCGAGACGGCGGGCTGCTGCCACCAGCTGGGCGCTGCGCTGCGGCGGATTCTCCTCTGCCGGCACAACCGGGACACCGGCGCGCGCGACAGTCCGGCGCGCCAGGGTCTTGTCACCCATCATGGCGATCGACTCCGGGCTCGGACCGATGAACACCATACCGGCCTCTTCGACCGCTCGAGCGAAGGACGCGTTCTCCGCCAGAAAGCCGTAGCCCGGATGCACCGCATCCGCACCCGTCGTGCGGGCGGCCTCGATGATGCGTGGAATATTCAGATAGCTCTCGGCACTGGGTGGTGCGCCGACGCAGACCGCCGTATCCGCGTGCTCGACATGCGGCGCCTGCGCATCCGCCGCCGAATAGATGGCAACGGTTTCGATCCCGGTCTCGCGGCAGGCACGCATCACGCGGATGGCGATCTCGCCGCGGTTGGCAATGAGGACTCTGTGGAACATGCTTGAAATAAGCTCTCAGCCCTCAGCTGTCAGCCCTTCCATATCTCTCGCCGCATTCCCTTGCTGATAGCTGACTGCTGACCGCTTCTCCTCACATCCGGAACACGCCCGGTCGCGTATCGGGGATCGGGCCGTGGGCGGCAGCCGCAAGGGCGAGGCCGAGGACGTGCCGGGTGTCGATGGGGTCAAGCACGCCGTCATCCCAGAGCCGCCCGGTCGAATAGTAGGGACTGCCTTCTCGTTCGTACTTCGCGAGGATGGGCGCCATGAACGCTTCTTGCTCCGCCGGCGTCAGTGTCTGCTGCCTGCTGGCGAGCTGCTGCAGCTTGACGGTAAGCAGCGTGCTGGCGGCCTGTTCGCCTCCCATCACCGATATGCGGCCGCCGGGCCACATACACAGCAGGCGCGGGCTGTAGGCACGGCCGCACATCCCGTAATTGCCCGCACCATTCGAGGCCCCGATGATCACCGTAAACTTCGGCACGGCCACCGTGCTGACCGCGTGCACCATTTTCGCGCCATCCTTGGCGATGCCACCTTGCTCGTACTTCTTTCCAACCATGAAACCGGTGATGTTCTGCAGAAAGATCAGGGGGATTTTCCGTTGCCCGCACAGCTCGATGAAGTGCGTCCCTTTGAGCGAGGACTCGGAGAACAGCGCACCGTTGTTCGCGACGAGGCCAACCAGATAGCCGTGGATACGGGCAAAGCCGGTGACCAGCGTGGTGCCGTAGAGCGGCTTGAACTCATGCAGTCGGCTGCCGTCCACCAGGCGCGCGATGATTTCGCGGACGTCGTACTGCCTTCTCGCATCGCATGGGAGGATGCCGTAGATCTCGCGCGCTTCGTACGCAGGCTCCTCCGGTGTCTGCTGATCCAGCACCGAGGGTGGCGCCGGACCCAGATTCTCAAAGATTGAGCGCGTAATTTCGATGGCGTGTTGGTCATTGGCGGCGAGATAATCGGAGACCCCGGAGATGCGCGTGTGCACATCACCGCCGCCGAGCTCCTCCGCCGACACCTCTTCGCCGGTGGCGGCCTTCACCAGCGGCGGTCCTCCCAGAAAAATCGTACCGACACCGCGCACGATCACGTTTTCGTCGCACATGGCGGGCACATACGCCCCGCCAGCCGTGCATGAGCCCATGACGACCGCGATCTGCGCCATGCCGGCAGCGGAGAGGCGCGCTTGATTGAAAAAGATCCGCCCGAAATGCTCGCGGTCGGGGAAGATCTCCGCCTGCAGGGGCAGGAATGCACCGCCCGAGTCCACCAGGTACACACACGGCAGGCGGTTCTCCAACGCGATCTCTTGGGCGCGGAGGTGCTTCTTCACCGTCATCGGGAAGTAGGTACCGCCCTTGACCGTCGCATCGTTCGCCACAATCACCGTCTGCCGGCCACTGACGGTGCCGATACCCGTGACGATACCGGCCCCAGGAGCTTCGTTGTCGTACAGGCCGTACGCCGCCAGCGGCGACAGCTCCAGAAACGGCGTGTCCGGGTCGATCAGCGCGTCGATACGTTCGCGGGCGAGCAGTTTCCCGCGCTCTTTGTGGCGTCGCCGCAACTCTTCCGGTCCGCCGGCCCGCACCTCGAGCAGCCGCGCACGCAACTCCGCAGCCAGCGACTCGTTGTAGCGGCGGTTCTCTTCGAACCCCGGGTCAGTGAGGCGAACCTTAGTTTCAATCCGGCGCATTGGAGAACAGATACCAGATCGAGGACAGGGTCGGCCAGCGGCCCGAAGGCCATCTTCGCCGCACCCATCCATGGCGAGTTTCCGGCCCGTGTTTCCGGCCCGTTGCCACCAGGGCGAACTCGTGATAGCAAAATCCAGTTTTTGCCTGCAAGGTCAATGGGGAAACACGTTCTGGACGGACAGCGCAACCGGGATATCGCCGGTGTGGTGAATCGCCTCCACCACCGGCTGGACTTTCGTTTTCCGCCGTTTCGCTTCGAAGATTTCCTTCGCGCGTTTGAGACCTACAAGATTTTCGAGGTCGACATGCCGCTGGGCCTCGATGGGCGAATCTTCTTGACCCCGGATGGCGAACAGAAGACCATCTACCTGCGCAAGGACAATCCACGCACCCGGCTGCGATTCACGTTGGCGCACGAGATCATGCACGCGGAACTGCATTCCCGCAGCGGCAACTTGCAAAACCTTACGGCCTGCCGGACCTCGGAGCACCACCGCGACGGGCGGCGTAACGTCTTAGAGCGCGAGGCTGATCTGGGTGCTGCAACCTTACTGATGCCGCTGTCGATGATCGATCGCCACCTACCCTATCGCATCAGGCGGGAGTATCGTGATTCCGTGGTCAAAGACATGGCACGTCTGTTTCGAGTCAGCGAAACCGCGAGGCGCATCCAACTGAAGAACTACGTCGCATACCCCGGGGAAATTGTCGCGCCTTAAGCATCTGAACCCTGACCCGCTGCCGGAGGCGAGGGGACCCAACAGGGTACGTTGCCGAACTTATGAACCGGTGCACTGAGCCCTCAGCCGGATCCCGCATGGGCATTCGATGAAGGTTTTGTATTTCGACGCCTTCGCGGGCATCAGCGGCGACATGACCGTTGGCGCGTTGCTGGCGCTGGGGCTCCCGCTCGAGCGACTCAAGAGTGAGTTGGCGCAATTCCCCCTCAGTGGCTACTCCATCGCCGCCACGCCGGCGCGTGTTCACGGCATCTCGGCAACCAGGTTTGAAGTCGAGGTCTCGCCCAGCGGGCATCCCAACCGAGCCTTCCGTGACATTCGGCAGATGCTCGAACGCAGTGGGCTGCAGCCGGCGGTGAAGCGTGGCGCGCAGGCGATCTTCACCAAGCTGGCAGAAGCGGAGGGACGGGTGCACGGTGTCGAGCCCGATGCAGTCGAGTTCCACGAAATCGGTGCGATCGACTCGATTGTCGACATCGTCGGAACGGCGATCGGCATGACGTGGCTCGGCAGCGAACGGGTGTACGTCTCCCGGCTCCCCCTCGGCTCCGGCGTGGTGCCATCGCAGCACGGCTCACTGCCTGTGCCCGCCCCGGCAACGGTGGAACTGCTGCGCGGCTTCGTAACGCAACCCAGCGATGGCGACAGCGAACTGGTCACCCCTACTGGCGCCGCCATCATCGCAAGTCTGGCGCTCCCGGAGCCGGCCCCCGAGCTCCGTATTCAGGCCAGCGGATATGGAGCCGGGAAGCGCAGTTTGCGCGACAGGCCAAACCTCTTACGCGCCATCGTGGGCGAGAGCGTCGCGCCCACCGGGCGAGATGACGTCATCGTCATTGAAACCAATATCGACGACTACAATCCCGAATTCTACGAACACGTCATGGATCGGCTCTTCGAGGCCGGGGCGCGAGACGTCTATCTCACGCCAGTGCACATGAAAAAGAACCGGCCGGGCGTCCTGCTGACCGTCCTTTGCACCGAAGGCGAACGCGAACGGCTCTCGAGCATCGTGTTGAACGAAACGTCCACCATCGGTCTGCGCTATTATCCGGCCCGACGACTCGTCCTGTCCCGAGACACCTGGGAAGTCAGTACTCCATACGGAACGGTACGGGTGAAAATTGCCCTGAGCCCAGACGGTCACGAGAACATGGCGCCGGAGTACGAAGATTGCAGACGGCTGGCGCGGGAGAAGACCGTTCCCATCAGGCTGGTCTATCAGGCTGCGCTGGCCGCCGCACAAGGCTCAGCACGGAACAAGTAGACCGTCGATCCGCAGGCGCTCCGAAAACACCTGCGCCAGCCGCTGCCGAGTCTCCGCTGTGGCACTGATCTCCCCCAGGTGCGGCACGACGCCGAGGGCAGGACCAAGCAGCCGGCTCAAGGTATCCACGTTCGATCGAGCCGCTTCATCGCTCTCAGCGCTGAGGAAATTCACCACGTAGCCCAGGACGCGCAGGCCGATGGCTTCGGCGTAACGCACGGTCAACAAGGCATGATTGATCGCACCCAGCCGTGACCCAACCACCACCAGGACCGGAACGTCAAGACGCTTGGCCAAGTCAGCGAAAGTCAGAGTGGGCGTCAGCGGCACGAGTAACCCTCCCGCACCCTCGATCAATGTAACATCGTGCGCCGACGCAATGGTCTTGTAACACCACAGCAGACGGTCCAGATCGATGATCACGGCTTCACGCTCAGCAGCAACCAACGGGGCCAGCGGCTCACGCAAGCGGTAGGGGCAAATCGTTTTCAGTTCGGAGTGGCAGCCTGAAAAGAATTGCAGACGACCGGCATCGGACGTAAGAGGCCGATCATTGAAGTCGGGAGGGCAGCCGGTTTCCGCCGGCTTGTACACCCCTACCGTCCATCCCCTCCAGCTCAAAGCCGCTGCGATACCGCTGGACACCGTGGTCTTACCGACCCCAGTGTCGGTACCGGTTACAAAGATACCCTTAAACTGCAAACTACGACCTGCCTCTCAGCAGGTCTCATGTAGCAAAACCAAGGCGGGAAAAAAGCAACATCGACCACTGCCCTAGCTCACCACCACCGCCCACAAGGTCCACGCAACGACACCCCACAGAGCCAAGCTGATAAGTGTTCCGGTAACAAACCCGAAGAATGGAATGTCACGCGTATCCTCGGGCGCCAGATCGTCAACTCGCCATGCCGCTCGGCTGTAAACCAGTTCCATAACTACCCTCCCGGTATTTCCGTAAAGCAATGGCTGTGCCACCAGCGGTATTCGCTAACATAGGGCGCCGCCGAGCGAAATATCTTCTAATCAGAAGGCGAATACTGCAAGGAATTTCCTAATTTTGCCGGAAGAATATGGTTCATGGCGCTTCTGTAACCTGGATGATCGAATCACGGACTACATCGCTGAGGAAATCCACCTGGTCTTCGGTGATGCAAAGCGGCGGCATCAACACAATTACGTTGCCGAGCGGCCGCAGAATGATGCCCCGTTTTCGAGCTTCCATGATGGTGCGCACGCCGACACGATCTGATGCCGCAAACGGATGTCGATTGTCACAATTTCGTACCAATTCGATACCAACCATTAGTCCTAGCTGTCGTATATCACCGACATGGCGTAACGGCAGGAAGTCACTCTCAAGTTTGCTGCGCAGTTGCTGGCTGCGCCGAATCACATTCTCGAGCACCCCTTCGTTCTCAAAAACCTGCAAACTAGCGAGTGCCACCGCGCAAGCAAGTGCATTACCGGTGTAAGTATGGCCGTGAAAGAAGGCCTTGAACTCTTCGTATGGCGCGAGGAAGGTCTGGAAGATCTCTTCCGTAGCGAAGGTCGCGGCCAGGGGAAGATACCCGCCAGTGATGCCCTTGCCGACACACATGAGATCCGGTTCGACCTGTTCGTGTTCAACAGCGAACATCTTCCCCGTCCGGCCAAACCCGGTGGCGACCTCGTCGCAGATCAGCAAGACACCATGCTGGCGGGTCAGCTGGCGCAGCCCCCGTACGTAGCCAGCGGGCTGCGACCACATGCCGGCGGCACCCTGCATCAGCGGCTCGATGACAAGGGCGGCAATTTCGTCGCCTTTGCTTCCCAAGAGCGCCGCAGCCTCCGCCAGTGCGCTTTGCAGCGCATCCTCTTCATTCATCCCACGCTGCCAGCGGTAGACGTGGGGTGGATTCAGCCGATGGCAGGGGAAGAGCGCGGACTTGAAAAAGCGGTGGAAGGTCTCCGAGTACCCCACGCTGACGGCGCCGAGTGTATCGCCGTGGTATGACTCGGTCAGGGCCGCAAAGCGCGTCCGTTTCGTCTCTCCTCGGAGTTGCCAGTACTGCAGCGCCAACTTCAGCGCGATTTCCACCGCCGTCGCGCCAGCATCAGAAAAGAACACCCGAGTCAAACCGCGTGGGGCGATATCGGCTAATCGTTTGGCGAGGATGATCGACGGCACGCTCGCCAGTCCCAGCAATGTGGAGTGCGCGATTTGCTCCGCCTGCTCGCGCAGAGCCCTGTCCAGCTCGGGATGGCGATGCCCGTGCACGTTGCACCAGAGTGACGACACCCCATCCAGGTAGCGCGTGCCGGAGACGTCAATCAGGTACGCCCCTTCGCCGCTCGCAATGATCAGCGGTTCCTCGGCCAGCCACTCCTGCATCTGGGTAAACGGATGCCACAGATGGGCGTGGTCCCATCGCGCCAGCTCGGCGGGGTCGAAGCGGGTCACGATTCCTCCGAAAAGACCCGCCGAAAGGCCTCCAACGCAAAGGCCAGATCCTCCTGCGTGTGCGTGCTCATTGCCGTCACCCGGAGTCGCGCCGTGCCCGCAGGGACGGTGGGCGGCCGGATGCCTTGCACGAACACGCCTGCGGCGAGCAAACGATCTGAAACACGCATGGCACGATCCGCGTCACCGATCGGCACCGGCAGGATGTGAGTTGGCCGCGCGCCAACGCTCAGGCCGATCTGTTTGAATCCACGGTGGAGGTACGCGGCATTGTCTTCAAGCCGCTGCCTGCGCTCGGGATCGCTGGAGATGATGGTGAGTGCGGCTGCCGCCGCCGCCACCACCGGCGGGGGCAAGGCCGTAGTGTACACGAAGCTGCGAGCGGTATTGAGCAGCAGGTCGACCAGGGCACGGCTGCCGGCGACGAACGCGCCGAAGGTTCCCACCGCCTTACCCAGCGTACCCATCTGGATCGCAACGCGTTGCTGCAACCCCTCCGCCGCCACCACACCACAGCCCTGTGGCCCCACGACGCCGGTGGCGTGCGCCTCATCCACCATGACGAACGCACCATGACGCTCCGCCACCTCACAGATGGCGGACAATGGCGCCGTGTCACC is from Candidatus Binatia bacterium and encodes:
- the bioF gene encoding 8-amino-7-oxononanoate synthase; this translates as MVIDDFARRELEALRTAGLQRRPRWIDGAQDTWVTVDGRRALLLCSNNYLGLANHPAVREAAQKAAVDYGAGAGASRLISGSMRLHHALEEQLAAFKCTEAALLFNSGYHANIGTITALLGKEDAVFSDELNHASVIDGCRLSGARICVYRHNDVGALAALLAGTTARRKLVVTESIFSMDGDTAPLSAICEVAERHGAFVMVDEAHATGVVGPQGCGVVAAEGLQQRVAIQMGTLGKAVGTFGAFVAGSRALVDLLLNTARSFVYTTALPPPVVAAAAAALTIISSDPERRQRLEDNAAYLHRGFKQIGLSVGARPTHILPVPIGDADRAMRVSDRLLAAGVFVQGIRPPTVPAGTARLRVTAMSTHTQEDLAFALEAFRRVFSEES